In Chroogloeocystis siderophila 5.2 s.c.1, the DNA window CAGTGGTGAGAATTAAATTAGCGACTAACGCTGTGGGAACAACCAGCCAATTCATGCGCATCTTCATCTTAATTTTGCTCCGACTGTTTCCACGCAATTGAGCGTGATTTTTAAGAAGATTGGGTATTTACCCTAGTTCCTTTTGTTACTTCATTCTACAAAGGCAAAAAATCGATTATCGAACGATGTATGCCACTTTCTGAAGTAGCCAAATATAGCAATTGCAGCGATGCTTAGGACATGGTTTGACACTTCCCGCGCGCGTTGATAGTTGACAGTTGACAAAGCCTTCCCACACTTCCCACACTCTGTTCACTGCTATAGCATCTATATTGTTCATGTGAAATTAATTTGCTTTTTTGCGGCAATCGTAGTATGTAAAAGCTTAATATCCGCTAAGATGTCGCTAAAACATGATAGTTTGCCGAAGCAAGCGCTTTCGTTTAACATCATGCAAACAGTGCAGCGGAAATTAACATGAACTCTCAACCTGAGCAGGAATTAGAACAACGACTGCAACAACTGGAGGCAGAATTAAATTCTCCTACCTCACCGCCTGTTGTTGTCGAACCGCAACCACCCGCATCGCTAACTGATCGCGCTTCAGTTATACCTAGGGTGCTGTATCGTTTTGTCAACTGGTTTAGTGGCTTATCGAATATCGGGAAACTGATTGTCGTCGCTGTCGGACTGGTCATCGGGCTTGCCGTCTTGCGTGCAGTCCTCAAACTTGTTGCTGCTGTCATTAGCTTGGCATTTTTGGCGGTGCTACTATACTTTGTCTATCAGTTTTTGTTGGCGCGTACTTCAGACACTAAAAGCTGATTAAGTTAAGTGGGTGAAAATAAATGTCACGTATTGGTAATGGGTAATTGCTAATCGGGATTTATCAGTTATGAATGTTGAAACTGAGTTAATCAAGTCAACTCATAATTTAGAACTCTGTACGAGAAACGTTCTTAAAATTGTGTCGGCGATCGCTACGGTGTCAAACAAAATATCAAAGAGGAAGGTGTGATGGCGAACTCAACTGTGAGGAGAAGTGTCAATCGCGATCGCCGCCGTGCGGGGCAAGAAAAATCAAAATCCTTGCCACTCATAACGAGGCGCTTTGCGGCTTGGACAGTCGAAGTATCTTTAATTATTACGAGTGCTGTAGTTCCTTTCGGATTAGGAGTCTATACTCAAGCACGCACTGAAGGAACGCAGCCGATAAATCCAGTACTAGCAATAGCCGAAGACGCGATCACGACAACCTTGGCGCTGCCGCCAAGTAACCGCCCGCAACAAGTCGCCCCACTGACAAATTGGCTTTGGACGGGCGCGTTAGTCGCCCCGATTATCCTGAGTAGTTGGCAGCTATATCTCCTCGCCAAAACAGGTAGTACTCTCCCTAAGCGTTGGTTTGGCGTGCGCGTTGTGACTGCTGCGGGAAATCCTGCGGGAATGCGACGTATCCTGCTACGCGAAGTCGTTGGGGCTTGGGGCGTACCACTGCTAGTCGCTTATATATTGTGGCACTTTAGCAGTACGTTTCCTTCGCTGGGAATGTTGGCAGGGTTTTCGCTACTGACACTACTCGGAGAAGGCATCAGCGCGCGATTTAACCGTTACCGTCGCTGCTGGCACGATCTACTAGCAGGAACTTATGTTGTTGACGCCAATCGCAGCTATGCGGCGTTACTTGGCAATTTACGCCCCGCAACGAGTCCGTTGATTTCCCAGTACGCACCATATGCCGCGCATCCTGTTTCGCCAACTGTGACAATGGCAACAGCTGTACTACCCCGCAAACGCCAAAAACCCGATTGGTGGCGTTGGATGCGGCGAAATCCTGGTTTTGTGATACTATTTATTACTCTTAGCAGTATGGCGGCTGTGCTTGGTACTTTAGTCGGTACTCAAGTTTACATTCAAACACAAGCAAACCAACGTCAGCTAAGACAGCAAAATAGTCAACAATTTTTAGAATTGGTGCAAAAACTTAGTGACAATGCACCTACGACTGTAGAAGAACGTCGTAAAGCAATTACTGCACTGGGAACAATCAACGATCCGCAAGCCCTACAAATGCTTGTCGATCTTTTAGGGCAAGAAACTGATCCGCTTTTGCTGGATACGATTCAACAAACAATCGCGAGTACTGGGCTACGCGTCATCCCACATTTGCGGCGCTCCAATCAGTCTATAGCTAATGCGTTAGATTATGTGCGCTACAGCAGTAAACCCGAAGAACTGACACTGCATCAACAACGTCTCGAAGCAACACAACGCGCGATCGCCAATCTCCTAAGTATCTATAGTGGTCATCTCAACGGCGTTGACTTAAGCCGGACAATTCTCGGAGAAAACTTGACTGATTCGGCTTTACCCTTCGCGCT includes these proteins:
- a CDS encoding pentapeptide repeat-containing protein, whose translation is MANSTVRRSVNRDRRRAGQEKSKSLPLITRRFAAWTVEVSLIITSAVVPFGLGVYTQARTEGTQPINPVLAIAEDAITTTLALPPSNRPQQVAPLTNWLWTGALVAPIILSSWQLYLLAKTGSTLPKRWFGVRVVTAAGNPAGMRRILLREVVGAWGVPLLVAYILWHFSSTFPSLGMLAGFSLLTLLGEGISARFNRYRRCWHDLLAGTYVVDANRSYAALLGNLRPATSPLISQYAPYAAHPVSPTVTMATAVLPRKRQKPDWWRWMRRNPGFVILFITLSSMAAVLGTLVGTQVYIQTQANQRQLRQQNSQQFLELVQKLSDNAPTTVEERRKAITALGTINDPQALQMLVDLLGQETDPLLLDTIQQTIASTGLRVIPHLRRSNQSIANALDYVRYSSKPEELTLHQQRLEATQRAIANLLSIYSGHLNGVDLSRTILGENLTDSALPFALFLDNVNLSGIQLRGANLNQGSLRGTQWRSVGEDRRWNTADDRIADLSDAQLKAANLTEANLSRIAMHGANLTHAILNRANLAGTNLMGANLSSTQIVGANLQDVVLENASLTGTDLAAADLSRANLRAARLGRASALGTQLQYANATASDWRGADLSGADLSHANLKDADLSDSRLSGVSFRNAQLQNTNLRNADLRKADLRGAQLVQTDMQGAILFKSPSPDQFIQAPPEAMLSAIIEGVDFSNAKNLDAKQLAYICTQGGRHPRCP